GTAaaatttgtagtttttttctatttattatcaCCACTCAAGCATCTTGTTGACTTTATAAAAGTGATCTGTAACATAAACTTACACAACAAGATCCGAGGATTTTGTTTATGGtgtaaagtaaatatataatatataaataataatatataaattcaGAATCTGTGGAAAGCACAAAAAAGTGTTGGAGAAGTAAAATCTGGGTGAGATAATGttgtaaaatctattttataaatcatatttaaaatattgagGCTAACTGAATCAGTCAGTTTTGCTCTCATGAACATTGGAtactattattttatatattttcttgtgtgtttgtaaggTGGAATTTTGATGCTCTCCTGTTAAAAATGAAGCCATcaacattaataattaacacaaaTTATTACTAATCACAAATATATCGCTGCTTTAGACAAAGAATTCTATGAGGCTCCATCCAACTCCATCTTTATTTGGACGTTGGCGGCTTAAAGTTCTaatgtttgtgaaaatgtaGTTATGATTAATTGAATGATTATCAAACATTAACTACCAAGGTGTCAGATTAAAACGACTCACTGAGGTCATTTTGTCGGTAAGTTGCTGAACTCAGTTTAACTCTGTGGGTGGAGGCCTCAATGGAAAAAAGGTCactgaagacaaacagcagagatggaGCGTGGTTACAGAGTGTTGACAGCAGCAGATATGGATCTGTTCTATGTGGTTATTAACACTCAGAAGAAGCTGTTGAGTGCGAATCGATGCCTCCTCTGCTGCGTGGgtttctgctctgcagcctccacAGCGTTATCTGTGGTTTCTCACTGTAATAACCCGATGACGGTTACAACCATCCACTGTGGTTAAACAATCATTCCAGGAAGCATAGGTGTTATTTATCTACgagaaaaacaaatcctgaaCTCTGAGCTGAGAACTGAAGTGTGATGAAATAAGAGCAGAGATGTTAAAGCTCCTGCAGACCATAATATTAACAGAGATCAATAATAATCAACTCAAACTCACACGCTGGCAAAAGtctggtgaaaataaaaaagaattaaatgatatgtcattttaatttgagatattttgtatatttttaatttaaatttttttttacattttgagtgaATATATTGATTAATATTTACGTGTCcatacatatttaaatatatatatatacttatgtATATCTGATATTTATGGCAAAGCAAGTCCCTAGTCAAACGTACGTGACTTagttatttgttttactgtcaaattCTCATACGAAATTGttgtctttaataaaacaagTATATTGTTGATGCTGGTGATATTTCTTCtctcataaatacatttaataaaattttaatcATGAAACTTTTTCAACGCTGACTCATATCTTCAGATCAAAAGGCgacaaaccacagaaacaaacaagtcTTGTTGTCTGAGCTAGAGCGTCCATGTTGGTTCACCTCTGATCTCACTTTTTATTAGGttacagttcatttaaaagCTTGACTTGCTAGAATACTctgtacatttaataaataattaaaaaataatataataatataaaataatttttaattagttCATTGTTCATTAACCCATAATTAACACATTAATCACCTACTTTTCTCTGCAAACACATTCTAGCTTCAGTTCTTATCAGTGTTGCTGTCTTTGTTTCACCCACACAGGTTTATTAAATCTTACATGATTATTGCATTAAGTATGTTTCTAAGGTTCAAGTCTGCTTTACTCAGACTTAGAAACCGCTACACTGATGTATGAAATGAACGCTGTTAAAGTTTCTCTGCTGTAAACACTGATTGAAAGAACTGAAGATGTCGCTGTTGAATCACTTTTGCTTCACAGCCAATTTAGACAAGATACAAAACAGTTTGAGaaagtctgtttgtgtttgttattgatTCTTTAAAGGTGGCAGGTTAATAACAGTTTGTCCAGTCTGACCCCAAATTGGtgtattaattatataaaaacatgttggaaAGGATCatagataaaataatttttacatttgtttcaaTTTTTATATATTGTGTGATTATTACAGCAGATGTAGCTTTGAAGCAGTTTGACctgttgtttgtatgtgtaaacTAGAGTGTCATCAGCAAATAGATTTACTTCAGTATGAACTACTGTTACAAAAGATGATAAATACAAAACCTAAATGATCACAAGACCCAACACGGAACCTGGTGGTACACCCAAACCTGTCTGCTTATCTGTTTATCTTGTTCATCtgttacatgtatttttttcaaatcatttttttgtGTCCAGAGAAAATGTACAAGTCACAAGAGCAACCACAGGTATGTTTCTGTTGTCAACATAGCTTATCAGTATTATCAGCTATTGTGAGTTTCAGAATTAttttcaaagaaacaaagaacaaggATGTTTTACCcagataatttattaatttttgcAGTGTTACATtgaaacaatttaaaaaaatgaaacacactattaaaataaaacaagaaagcaAAATACTCCAAATACTCTAAATATCTACCAGAAGGTGAAAATAACACCCTACTACAGAatttaatatgtaaatagaCATGTTCAAAGTGATCAATGAGATGAGTGATGTCAATCATGTGTAGTTGCTGGATGCTCCGTTGTCTGTGAGGATCCTCAGCAGAGAGAGTCCACAGCAGTACACCAGACTCTTCACTATCAGCACTGtgtagagcagacagagcagcttcacctggtaCTGAGATGGAACAAAAACCTTTTGTCTTGGATTCTCTGGTGGAAAAGTAGAAATCTCTGAAACAGAAAACGAGATAGTGTAATGAGAGATACACCTCTGCTCTTTGACAGCGTCTCCACATGAAGCTGAATCCCTGCTGAACACAGTCACCAAACCTTCATCACCTTGTTGTGTTTGGGCCTCCACTGTCCCCCCTTCATGCTTCACCTCACAGCGGTATTTATatgtgctgttctgtggctGATGGAGCAGCAAGATGGAGGCGCTGCGTCCCGACTCTCGGAGCTCCAGCTGCTCTCCCTCAGCAGGGCTCGGCTCGTCCCATGAGTcgtcctccttcttcttctggatTTTCCAGGAGAACTGgaccagaggaggaaacatgtctgaggccacacacagcagggagctCTTCCCCTCCAGGTGGtctctggatgctgctgggtACACGCTCACCACGGGCTTCAGCACCTGCTCACCTGAAGCTTGAAGcagcaacaaacagcacagacacacattcacacagtcaacagcagcttccagcactgcagcaaatTCAGTGGGATCCTGGAAACCACCTGGACTCTGATCCAGTTGAACTTTACTATAACATATACGTAATAAACTAATGATTAACACAGCGCAAAGTTCACTACATAGAATAAAGTCACCTTTGTAGgcaacatatttacagtgacagctgaggaaaatgttttaaagctaCTGAACACTTTAAACATAAATACTTGACATTGTGATCTGTCAGGACATGCACAttgttatacagtataaatttaCATCATCTTTGGAattagctgtgtttttctttttttaccagAAGTCAAAATTTCAGCTTCGAGGAAGTTTCAGTAAAACTAgtgaaggaaaataaatgttgattcTTACCTACATTCAGTTTAGTTCCAGAGCCAAAGATGTATACTCCCACTGTGAGAGACGCTGTGACATAAACCTGTCTGCTGTTGAATGTGTCAGCTGAGGTGAACGAGTGCAGATGATGAACCAGGATCAGATTTCAGCTCCATGAGGTTTTTCTCTAAAGTTCAgatcattgtgttttttcctttattttattgttgagGCTGAAAAATCTGGTGTAATGTTGCAGAGAATCTAGATTTTAGACAAACAAGTGTCTGAACAGTTTGTTGGCACCATTAAAACACACCTTTAACATAATATACCATTAGTCTGTATCGTCTGCTAGATGATACAGACTAATGGACAGCAGTAGACAGATAACCCATGTCCTTAAGGATGATATAGACTGAAGGGACTTACAACCTGTCTCTAATGTAATTTTCCAAAACTAATCTCAAACACTCCTAAACTTAGAAAGTAGAACCTTTGCTGTAGACTTGTACACAGACTGTAAACATGTTGTGAATATAAAAACCTCTGTAAGAACATACCTAGTGCTGAAAAGCTTTGATTTCCTCAGTGTTCTTGGTGATCATAACCCAGGTCTCTGCCAAACAGGAATATGCTAATATTAAGGATACTTAAcaacagaggagcagcagcCAATAAGATAGACGCACAGCTGCTTGTCAGGCTGATGAGAAGCACGTGTGTCAATCTTCCTGTTGACTTGTGTGCTGGTGGCTTTACTTTACTGCCAGATCCTTTACTTCACCTCAACAGTAAATTGGTCTGGTCAATTAACACTGCTGCACTGCACAGGGATGGTCAGAGGAGGCTCCATCTACTGAGGAGTGCAAGTCTAAGGACCTTTGGTAACACTTTAGGGACATGAGCTATTTTCATGGAGTGGTCTGCAGCATTTTaactgcagacagaaagaggctgGACATCTCCGTCAGTGACAGACTGCTTCATCCCAAGTGTCCAACGGACCACCATCGAAGgtccctctgctgctgttaacCTGCACAACTAGAActgctccctctccctcttgacctaatttgtaataaaatttCATCATATCTCAATATGGGACTTTTGGCTTTTTCTTAAAGTTGCTGCTGTCCAGTGAACCTGTTGTACTTCCACCACTGCACGTGTTCTTGGCATCACTGTCCTTCCACTCTTTGACAACGAATATAAGAGCAAAGATAAGACTAGATTTAAGGGTTAATTAATATTCAGGGATGTGAATTTGTTAAAGTTAGATCCCCCTAAGTGCTGTAATGTGTCAAAATGAGGGACGACTGTCACGAATTAAGGGGAAAGGGACGAGGTAGGCGTGAAAGAAAAACTAGACttacagaaaaccacacaaaacagggaactaaggggggtgtcaacggacacaacaaaaacacaaggacaaagtaacaacaaaaaactaccAATATAGCGGggaacaaagtgacaaaccagaaaccaaagtacaatAGAAAACCgctgctcaatggcaggaaaacactcacagaaaaagaaaacagggctgaggaggacgacTAGAAGCAGGACTAAGAGCAGGACTAAGAGCAGGAATAGGAGCAGGACTTGGAGCAGGACTAGGAGCAGGGCTGAGAGCAGAGCTGAGAGCAGCCAGGTCTTGTAGAAGGCAGGTGAATGATGACGATCtgaaagaggggagaggagtCGGGAGAGTTTTTTATAgggagaggggaacacaggtgaggcCAATGTGCAATCACTGACTGGGAGAGCAGgtagagaagtggctggtgggtggagtcCAGAGGAAGAACTGGGGAGAATCCAAAGCTGGCTGGAGGCCAGGCTGAAACAGTGACAACAACCTTCAgacatttctttcacttttataAAGCAACTTGCCAGTAAATATATGTAACGTAATCTGTATCTCAGTTATCTTACTGCAGCCTCCATGCTTACTGTCACCTCTGAGAGCAGAGACTGATGTTGTATGTCTGTATTTTCATCAACTCTATCACTATCATTTGTTTCAATACCTTCTGAATATCTGTTATCAGTCTTTTGGTGTTGTGCTGAGTTATTGAATTTGTAGTGAACTGGCAGACCGTCTTCTGTTTTAGGACATGGGACACCTGAAACATTGATCACCTCTAGAACAGGAGGACGTTGGCCGTCTGCGAAAGTCACCAGAACTCCAAAGATGGAGAGAATTGAATCAAACACATATTTCTGTGCTGGTGTGAGTCGAGCTAAAGACGACTGaactacaaaacacacagcatcaatTTCGTTAGAAGAGAAGAGATCACGAAGCTGTTCTACGATCATCCcgtctctgtctgtgcctcttgTATCTCCAAACCCTGGAGTGTCAACGATGGTCAGTGAGTAATCTACTTTAAATCCCTCCTGATGGTTGATTTTATACACAGTCACTTCAGACGTCTGGTTTTCAGTTTGTGATCTTGACTGAACCTCATCAACTAACTTGAACCTGAAATCGTCCTTCCACTCGACACCAACAGTGTAGTTGATGATTCCATTGATCACAGTCGACTTTCCTGCTCCAGTCGCTCCAAGAAGAATTATTGTTCGATTCTGTCTCTCACATTCTTTACCAAAGTTAAACCTCCGACATCCATCGATGTTCACAGCTTTctacaacaaattataacacattcaaTACATTTTGCATGAAACACTAGAGGAGGTTTACAGGGTACTGATGCCGACAATAATGGAATGCTAATGTCTGCTGGTGCTCTTCATTACTACAAACCTGATGTTGAAAACAGTTCTCGTACAGACTTGTTGCCCTTAAATTTCAAATGTACTACAGATCATGAAGGCAACAGTAATCATCCATCTatctaaatgttgtttctgtgtgtgctgagaGATTGACTGTTTAAACAAGGAACAGTTCAGAATGACTACTGTAGTTTGAAAAGGAGAAGTCAACGTGTGAACCTGACTGTGGGAGAAAAGCATCATTTCAAATCTGAGAAAAACAATCAAGACATTGCACAAATACTGAACACATCAAAAACGATGACTTGGGAGGATGAATGAAAAACtcaaaagaagaaaccaacagTTTAATGAATCACAGACTCGACGCAGTTACTTTAAACAAGGAACACACTGTGAGATAATgagttttattgattttaatcttatttaaaaatatattccaAAACTTTTGCTCATTTTAAGGTCAGCTTACatcaaataaacactgaaatatttggAAACCTGTGCTGTAGTTTCCTGTTCTCTTCctgttacaaacactgtttgacatctgttcatctgttggtttttgttcaggctgcaggaatcatttctcactgtgggaACCTGACTTATAACAGGAGCAGTAGTAGGAGGCTGAATGATCCAGTTTAACTTTCTTTATCTCCAGCTCCCAGCCCTTTCCTTTATTCACAGATGTGAAATCATCTTCCTGAGGATGATTGTACCTTTTATCTATGTCACCATCAGTCTTACCAATGGCCATAATCAttgtaaatgtttctgtctctgtcttctggtACCAGTAAACACCATAACCATCACACTGGTCAGTTCGTTCACAGCTGAATGAGACAGTTTGTCCAACTCTCCTGGTCAATGTCAGATCATCCTGAACCAGCTCTGCTGCCATTAtaaccagtgctgcagagaaaccgaGCCATAGATGAAggttagtgtgacagtgttggttAAAGGTGGACTTTGttggctcctgattggctggaaacactcacctgaacacagacagcacagagcagcagctgggaggaaaagcattttgtgcagtggtgttTCCTCTGGTGAACCTGGGGAGAAGTGGAGCTCTGATGCAGCTGAGGCCAAACAAGGACGAGCTGTGAGATCAGACGAGGGCCACGTGGTTTCTAACGGCTCCTCCGACCTCCCATCAGCCCACAGAttggctgctgctgtctgactaAAGTTGATTCATCACAGCAGACAATAGCAGATCAGCTGAATTAATAAGTAAAGCAAAAAGCAGTGTTCCAGAAAAATTATTGACCATATGCAATAAGCAGTTGTAGTATAAATGTCTTGAATGTGATCATTGGCATTGATCATGAATTTGATTTACCCCCTCCTTATGTAGTTGCACCTTCTTATTCTGGCAGACGTGGAATAGTTTATGGAGTTTAACTGATAAACGTGGAGTTTGTCAGAATAGGTCAGGCTGAGATATTTCACTCATCCTTGATTTCTTAATTCTGATTTTGTGCAACACACTCAGGATTAGCCCCCATTGAATTACATGACCTTGCTCCACGTGTCTGCAAAGATGACAAGAGAGACGGTTCCGTCATGTGGTGACTCACAGAAACTGGTTTCATATGAGGAGCAGgtggctgctctgtggacgagACAAGAAACTGCAGTATATTAGAAATATGAGAGCAGATCTCAACGTTTCCAAAGATCCTGATGAGGTCTGAGTGAAGTTTGGACAAATAAGAGTGGAAAGATGAGAAATCTGTGATTTGAAGAAATTcacataacaaaataattaaagtcTGTAGAAATTTAATGACAtcactaaataaaatgaaataaagggGGACATGGTCGGTGGtttgtactttgtattttgATCCCAGCTGTTAAACCTCAGATAACAGTCTGTGTTACTGAATTCTCCACCAACCTGAATGTGTTTGTGGGAacatgaaggtttttttttatctgctgtcaAATCAACACCAAGAAAGTGAagtctgagaaaaaaaacatgaaatatgaaataaaagaaatcttcatcttctttttcaaCAGCTGACATTTGAAGATTTAACACAAACTGCATGTTGGAGAATGAATGTTTTAGTTTGATCAGTCACACACTGGAAAACAGAAGCTTATTATTCTTTGATGTTTCTGTCATGAAAAGATCATTTTTACTGTTAAACTCACCAGAATTTGGTGCATTTAAAAATTTGAGAACAGATCAGATGACTGTATTTCATGTATGATTCTATGGTCCCAAAGATCACGGGCATCCAGTAGTAAGTTTCAGCCTTTGTGTCCTTTGAGAGCAGAGATTTCTCCAGATGCTCAGAATCTTTTGATGATGTTATGTATTGTAGATAATGAactatattttatacatttacttgTAGGAATGTTATAGAGTTAAACCACTGTTGCAATGAGTTTCTACTATTAAAATAGAACTTGATTAGACTTTAAAGAccctttgtttattttactacaCTTCATTTTTCAGCTGTGACTTAAGATTCATAACATCAGCCAGAGTGGATGGGTGTAACTGTCAAACTGACAAACCACAGCTAATGAAAGCTGCAGAGTAGAAACCCACACAGCTAATGTACTGCAGCAAACAAAGTGCTAATTCTCTTTTAACAGTTAAGAACAGACTCATACCTGCTGCTGTACACATTTAACATCCTCGCTGACTGTAATTTGTCTTGTAGTGACCCTCTTTCCCCTGGTCTGCTGTTGTGTTGGTGTGTAAACACCAGTGTCATCAGCGTAGAGGTTTACATCAACGCTAATTTGTATGTCCGGCATGCAAATCCTTATTTTTCTAATCAGTTGCCTTAAATCTGATTTACATCTGTAAGCACATGGATGTTCAAAGTCAGACACTGTCCttcttcactttattttattgttacattaAATGAATTTGGTAAATCTGCATCAAACTGTGCAAAGAATACTGCAGAAGTTAAAATACGTCACAAAAACATACTGttcatatatgtacatatatatttacacaagTATTAGTATGAGGAGGTACCGTACTGTATCTGACCACctcatgaaaaaaagaaatcatgttttaaattgtttactGAAGAGATCAATGAGATGAAGTGATGAGATGTGATGGTGagaaaagtgcagcagaaaacagtcagtcatCATGTGAGTAGTTGCTGGATGCTCCGTTGTCTGTGAGGATCCTCAGCAGAGAGAGTCCACAGCAGTACACCAGACTCTTCACTATCAGCACTGtgtagagcagacagagcagcttcacctggtaCTGAGACTGGAGAGGATCCAGGGgaaccactgcaacacaaaaggattcaaacagaaagcagtcagtgctctgctctctctgcagcacaacattGGAGCTGTCCATgcagagaggcagcaggtgaTCTTACAGTCAGCttgctgcagagctgccaggtctgctggctctctctctggaggacaggaggctgctggagctggaagctctgaaacacaaaaggagtcacATGTTTGGAGTAGCAGGGACAAATGgcagtgctctgctgctctgctctctttgaCAGCGTCTCCACATGAAGCTGAATCCCTGCTGAACACAGTCACCAAACCTTCATCACCTTGTTGTGTTTGGGCCTCCACTGTCCCCCCTTCATGCTTCACCTCACAGCGGTATTTATatgtgctgttctgtggctGATGGAGCAGCAAGATGGAGGCGCTGCGTCCCGACTCTCGGAGCTCCAGCTGCTCTCCCTCAGCAGGGCTCGACTCGTCCCATGAGTcgtcctccttcttcttctggatTTTCCAGGAGAACTGgaccagaggaggaaacatgtctgaggccacacacagcagggagctCTTCCCCTCCAGGTGGtctctggatgctgctgggtACACGCTCACCACGGGCTTCAGCACCTGCTCACCTGAAGCTTGaagcagcaacaagcagcacagacacacattcacacagtcaacagcagcttccagcactgcagcaaatTCAGTGGGATCCTGGAAACCACCTGGACTCTGATGCAGTAGAACTTTCTTCTATCGCCACTAGATATATTCTAGTAAACTAGTCCTCAACACAAAGTTCACTACACAGACTGGatcagttttactgatgttaGCAAAGATCCTGTTACTGACACAGGGTCGACAAACCGTGCTCGGTAAACAACACTGGTAGAGTGCAGACCAGGAAAATGTGGCAACGAAACCACAACAGCTGTTGGGAAAGAAATTGGGATTGATCCATTGACAGCGTAAAAACTTTTATTTGCACATAAccgtttttttttatcttgataATACACTGTACAACCAAAGAACAAAATAGTTGCTTGTcctcaaattattttaaatatatttcactttgttgtgaatattaattgtaattatttatccatccatccatccattttcttccgcttatccggggccgggtcgcggggggagcagcttaagcagagatgcccagacttccctctccctagacacctcctccagctcttccggggggacaccgaggcgttcccaggccagccgagagacatagtccctccaacgtgtcctgggtcttccccggggcctcctcccggtgggacaggaccgaaaaacctcccctacgaggcgtcccgggggcatccgaaacagatgcccaagccacctcaactggcccctctcgatgcagaggagcagcggctctactccgagctcctcccgggtgactgagctcctcaccctatctctaagggtgcgcccagccactctgcggaggaaactcatttcggccgcttgtatccgcgaccttgtcctttcggtcatgacccaaagctcatgaccgtaggtgagggtagggacgtagactgaccggtaaatcgagagctttgcctttcggctcagctcctttttcaccacgacggaccggtacaccgaccgcattactgctgccgatgcaccaatccgtctgtcaatctcacgctccctatttccctcactcgtgaacaagaccccaagatacttaaactcctccacttgagggaggatctcccccccaacctggagggtgcaagccacctttttccggttgagaaatgtaattatttatgtaacaaacataaagtaatatacacagaaaatattataataacttATTGTTCATATTCTAATTctaatatgaatatatatttaaatgtattttattattattattatatgtttttgtacattttttatttgctatGAAAAACAAAGCATCATATACATCAGCACAAGacttatttaataaaacagtataTTGTAACATTGGGTTCgaataatttattaaacattttcccTTTGTTAAAACCTTTAGCCAAAGAAATTCTCCACAATTATTAAATACTTGTTTCTGTGCTAAGGTAAAAATATTTTGACCttagtttaaacattttaca
The window above is part of the Anabas testudineus chromosome 17, fAnaTes1.2, whole genome shotgun sequence genome. Proteins encoded here:
- the LOC113172104 gene encoding uncharacterized protein LOC113172104, which gives rise to MAIGKTDGDIDKRYNHPQEDDFTSVNKGKGWELEIKKVKLDHSASYYCSCYKSGSHIQSSLARLTPAQKYVFDSILSIFGVLVTFADGQRPPVLEVINVSGVPCPKTEDGLPVHYKFNNSAQHQKTDNRYSEAWPPASFGFSPVLPLDSTHQPLLYLLSQSSSFTCLLQDLAALSSALSPAPSPAPSPAPIPALSPALSPASSRPPQPYLILVHHLHSFTSADTFNSRQVYVTASLTVGVYIFGSGTKLNVASGEQVLKPVVSVYPAASRDHLEGKSSLLCVASDMFPPLVQFSWKIQKKKEDDSWDEPSPAEGEQLELRESGRSASILLLHQPQNSTYKYRCEVKHEGGTVEAQTQQEISTFPPENPRQKVFVPSQYQVKLLCLLYTVLIVKSLVYCCGLSLLRILTDNGASSNYT
- the LOC113171884 gene encoding uncharacterized protein LOC113171884, which translates into the protein MKTQQKTTQQLQLSCQSELVIIIIIIIICVLVLEAGSPGGFQDPTEFAAVLEAAVDCVNVCLCCLLLLQASGEQVLKPVVSVYPAASRDHLEGKSSLLCVASDMFPPLVQFSWKIQKKKEDDSWDESSPAEGEQLELRESGRSASILLLHQPQNSTYKYRCEVKHEGGTVEAQTQQELPAPAASCPPEREPADLAALQQADLVPLDPLQSQYQVKLLCLLYTVLIVKSLVYCCGLSLLRILTDNGASSNYSHDD